In Priestia megaterium NBRC 15308 = ATCC 14581, the following proteins share a genomic window:
- a CDS encoding putative hydro-lyase, giving the protein MTNLSQLTPAELRQQIRNNQLIQPTAGMANGYAQANLAILPKQQAFDFLLFCQRNPKSCPILDVTDAGSPVPKFAAPSGDIRTDIPKYRIYENGELVKEVTDITDYWTEDMVAFLIGCSFTFEHALLNNDIPVRHIEENCNVPMYKTNISCAEAGIFHGSTVVSMRPIPQQDVVRAAQVTSRFPAVHGGPVHIGDPAAIGIEDLHSPDFGDAVSIKEGEVPVFWACGVTPQAVAMETKPSIMITHAPGHMFITDIRDEKLGVL; this is encoded by the coding sequence ATGACAAACCTTTCACAACTAACTCCAGCTGAACTTCGTCAGCAAATCCGTAACAATCAGCTTATTCAACCAACAGCAGGCATGGCAAACGGCTATGCTCAAGCTAATTTAGCTATTTTACCAAAGCAACAAGCCTTTGACTTTCTATTATTCTGTCAGCGTAACCCTAAATCGTGTCCGATCTTAGATGTCACAGACGCTGGATCTCCGGTGCCAAAGTTTGCTGCTCCATCGGGAGATATTCGTACAGACATTCCCAAGTATCGAATCTATGAAAATGGGGAACTAGTAAAAGAAGTAACCGATATCACAGATTACTGGACAGAAGACATGGTAGCTTTCCTTATCGGCTGCAGCTTTACATTTGAACACGCGCTTTTAAACAACGACATACCTGTTCGTCACATTGAAGAAAATTGTAATGTCCCTATGTATAAAACAAATATTTCATGCGCTGAAGCGGGAATATTCCACGGCTCGACGGTAGTTAGTATGCGTCCAATTCCTCAGCAAGACGTAGTGCGGGCAGCCCAAGTAACTTCACGTTTTCCAGCTGTGCACGGGGGGCCTGTTCACATTGGAGATCCCGCTGCGATAGGCATTGAAGACCTTCACTCTCCGGATTTTGGCGATGCTGTTTCGATTAAGGAAGGGGAAGTGCCCGTATTTTGGGCTTGTGGTGTAACCCCTCAAGCAGTAGCAATGGAAACAAAACCTTCTATTATGATTACACATGCTCCGGGGCATATGTTTATTACAGATATTCGAGATGAAAAACTAGGTGTTTTATAA
- a CDS encoding NRAMP family divalent metal transporter: MLGAAFLMATSAIGPGFLTQTTVFTQNLAASFGFVILISIILDIFAQTNVWRIIAVSEKRGQEIANMVFPGLGYVLAILIVIGGLAFNIGNIAGAGLGLNAITGISPTAGAAISAVIAVLIFVVKEAGKAMDRFTQIAGFVMIGLMLYVAATTSPPVGEAVVKSIKPDQIDIIAIVTLVGGTVGGYITFAGGHRLLDAGVKGIDSLPQVTKSSVTGILITSVMRIALFLAVLGVVSKGLQIDPANPPASVFQLAAGNVGYKIFGIVMWSAAITSVVGAAYTSVSFIQTFSEKLNKNSNWIIIGFIIISTLSFVLIGKPVKVLLLVGAINGLILPIALGTLLVAAYKKSIVGEYKHPLWLTISGVLVVIVMALMGGYTLMDQLPQLFK; the protein is encoded by the coding sequence ATGCTTGGAGCCGCTTTTTTAATGGCCACATCGGCTATTGGACCAGGCTTTTTAACTCAAACTACCGTATTCACACAAAATTTAGCGGCAAGCTTCGGATTCGTTATTTTAATTTCAATTATTCTTGATATCTTTGCTCAAACCAACGTATGGAGAATTATTGCCGTTTCTGAAAAACGCGGACAAGAAATCGCCAACATGGTATTTCCTGGATTAGGGTACGTGCTCGCTATTTTAATTGTAATTGGAGGACTTGCATTTAATATTGGAAATATTGCCGGTGCCGGTCTTGGATTAAATGCGATTACGGGTATTTCTCCAACAGCCGGAGCTGCAATTAGTGCAGTTATTGCCGTACTAATCTTCGTTGTAAAGGAAGCTGGAAAAGCAATGGATCGCTTCACGCAAATTGCTGGTTTTGTCATGATTGGGCTGATGCTATATGTAGCAGCTACCACTTCACCTCCCGTTGGAGAAGCTGTCGTGAAATCTATTAAACCTGATCAAATCGATATCATTGCAATCGTTACGCTTGTTGGAGGAACTGTCGGTGGATACATTACCTTTGCCGGCGGACATCGTCTTCTAGATGCTGGGGTAAAAGGCATTGATTCTTTACCTCAAGTAACCAAAAGTTCTGTAACAGGAATTCTCATTACTTCCGTTATGCGAATCGCTTTGTTTTTAGCTGTACTTGGCGTTGTGTCTAAAGGATTACAAATTGACCCAGCCAATCCTCCAGCATCCGTGTTTCAGCTTGCAGCAGGAAACGTCGGTTATAAAATCTTTGGTATTGTTATGTGGTCTGCCGCTATTACGTCTGTAGTGGGAGCTGCTTATACATCTGTTTCGTTTATTCAAACGTTTAGTGAAAAACTTAATAAAAACTCAAATTGGATTATTATTGGATTTATTATTATTTCAACTCTGTCGTTTGTCTTAATTGGAAAACCTGTAAAAGTTCTTCTTTTAGTTGGAGCAATCAATGGATTAATTCTGCCGATCGCTCTTGGGACGTTACTGGTTGCTGCATACAAAAAAAGCATCGTTGGCGAGTATAAACATCCTTTATGGCTTACCATTTCTGGTGTACTTGTCGTTATTGTAATGGCTTTAATGGGCGGCTATACGTTAATGGATCAACTTCCTCAATTATTTAAATAA
- the pxpA gene encoding 5-oxoprolinase subunit PxpA, translated as MSKVDLNCDLGESFGAYRIGNDEAILEHVTSVNVACGFHAGDPSVMRKTVKLAAEKQVQIGAHPGLQDLIGFGRRNMNISPQEAYDIVVYQIGALNGFLQAEGVSMQHVKPHGALYNMAAKNKALSEAIAKAVYNVNPELILFGLSGSELIQAGNRIGLKTANEVFADRTYQLDGSLTARTEPNALIENDDEAVSQVITMVKEGKVKSQQGKDVELQADTICIHGDGAHALEFARHVNRSLRASEVVVKAISQ; from the coding sequence TTGAGTAAAGTGGATTTAAACTGTGATTTAGGGGAAAGCTTTGGTGCTTATCGCATTGGCAATGATGAAGCTATTTTAGAGCACGTGACGTCAGTGAACGTAGCCTGTGGATTTCATGCAGGGGATCCGAGCGTCATGAGAAAAACGGTAAAATTAGCTGCTGAAAAACAGGTGCAAATTGGGGCTCATCCTGGTTTGCAGGACCTTATCGGTTTCGGACGCAGAAACATGAATATTTCACCTCAGGAAGCCTACGATATTGTGGTCTATCAAATTGGGGCATTAAACGGTTTTTTGCAAGCAGAAGGGGTATCGATGCAGCATGTAAAGCCTCACGGTGCACTATATAACATGGCTGCTAAAAACAAAGCCTTGTCTGAAGCCATAGCAAAAGCTGTTTATAACGTAAATCCTGAGCTGATTTTGTTTGGATTATCTGGAAGTGAGTTGATTCAAGCTGGTAACAGAATTGGTTTGAAAACGGCTAATGAAGTATTCGCAGACCGTACTTATCAATTGGACGGTTCTCTCACTGCTCGTACAGAACCAAATGCTTTAATTGAAAATGATGATGAAGCTGTTTCTCAAGTTATTACAATGGTGAAAGAAGGGAAAGTGAAATCTCAGCAAGGTAAGGATGTAGAATTGCAGGCAGATACGATTTGCATCCATGGAGACGGAGCTCACGCACTTGAATTTGCCCGTCATGTCAACCGTTCTTTACGAGCATCAGAAGTGGTAGTTAAGGCTATTTCACAATAA
- a CDS encoding alpha-amylase family glycosyl hydrolase, with translation MQTIAKKGDETMKGKKWTALALTLPLAVSLSTGVHAETVHKGKSPTADKNGVFYEVYVNSFYDANKDGHGDLKGLTQKLDYLNDGNSHTKNDLQVNGIWMMPVNPSPSYHKYDVTDYYNIDPQYGNLQDFRKLMKEADKRDVKVIMDLVVNHTSSEHPWFQAALKDKNSKYRDYYIWADKNTDLNEKGSWGQQVWHKAPNGEYFYGTFWEGMPDLNYDNPEVRKEMINVGKFWLKQGVDGFRLDAALHIFKGQTPEGAKKNLLWWNEFRDAMKKENPNVYLTGEVWDQPEVVAPYYQSLDSLFNFDLAGKIVNSVKSGNDQGIATAAAATDELFKSYNPNKIDGIFLTNHDQNRVMSELSGDVNKAKSAASILLTLPGNPYIYYGEEIGMTGEKPDELIREPFRWYEGNGLGQTSWETPVYNKGGNGVSVEAQTKQKDSLLNHYREMIRMRQQHEELVKGTLQSISVDSKEVVAYSRTYKGKSISVYHNISNQPVKVSVAAKGKLIFASEKGANKVKNQLVIPANTTVLIK, from the coding sequence ATGCAAACGATTGCAAAAAAAGGGGATGAAACGATGAAAGGGAAAAAATGGACAGCTTTAGCTCTAACACTCCCGCTGGCTGTTAGCTTATCAACAGGCGTTCACGCCGAAACCGTACATAAAGGTAAATCTCCAACAGCAGATAAAAACGGTGTATTTTATGAGGTGTATGTAAACTCTTTTTACGATGCAAATAAAGATGGACATGGTGATTTAAAAGGTCTTACACAAAAGTTGGATTATTTAAATGATGGCAATTCTCATACAAAGAATGATCTTCAAGTAAACGGGATTTGGATGATGCCGGTCAACCCTTCTCCCAGCTATCATAAATATGATGTAACGGACTATTATAATATTGATCCGCAGTATGGAAATCTGCAAGATTTTCGCAAACTGATGAAAGAAGCAGATAAACGAGATGTAAAAGTCATTATGGACCTCGTTGTGAATCATACGAGCAGTGAACACCCTTGGTTTCAAGCTGCATTAAAAGATAAAAACAGCAAGTACAGAGATTACTATATCTGGGCTGATAAAAATACTGACTTGAATGAAAAAGGATCTTGGGGACAGCAAGTATGGCATAAAGCTCCAAACGGAGAGTATTTTTACGGAACGTTTTGGGAAGGAATGCCGGACTTAAATTACGATAATCCTGAAGTAAGAAAAGAAATGATTAACGTAGGAAAGTTTTGGCTAAAGCAAGGAGTTGATGGGTTCCGTCTAGATGCTGCGCTTCATATTTTTAAAGGCCAAACACCTGAAGGCGCTAAGAAAAATCTCCTGTGGTGGAATGAATTTAGAGATGCAATGAAAAAGGAAAACCCTAACGTATATCTAACGGGTGAAGTATGGGATCAACCGGAAGTAGTAGCTCCTTACTATCAATCGCTTGATTCTTTATTTAACTTTGATTTAGCAGGAAAGATTGTAAACTCTGTAAAATCAGGAAATGATCAAGGAATCGCGACTGCAGCAGCGGCAACGGATGAACTGTTCAAATCATACAATCCAAATAAAATTGACGGTATTTTCTTAACCAACCATGACCAAAATCGCGTCATGAGTGAGCTAAGCGGCGATGTGAATAAAGCAAAGTCAGCTGCCTCTATCTTACTTACGCTTCCTGGCAACCCGTATATTTATTACGGTGAAGAAATTGGCATGACCGGTGAAAAGCCTGATGAGTTAATCCGTGAACCGTTCCGCTGGTACGAAGGAAACGGACTTGGACAAACCAGCTGGGAAACACCTGTATATAACAAAGGCGGCAACGGCGTGTCTGTAGAAGCACAAACAAAACAAAAGGACTCTTTGTTAAATCATTACCGTGAAATGATTCGCATGCGTCAGCAGCACGAAGAGTTAGTAAAAGGAACGCTTCAATCTATTTCAGTAGACAGTAAAGAAGTCGTTGCCTATAGCCGCACGTATAAAGGCAAATCGATTAGCGTGTATCATAATATTTCAAATCAACCGGTAAAAGTATCTGTAGCAGCAAAAGGTAAATTGATTTTTGCTAGTGAAAAAGGTGCTAATAAAGTCAAAAATCAGCTTGTGATTCCGGCGAATACAACGGTTTTAATAAAATAA
- the psiE gene encoding phosphate-starvation-inducible protein PsiE, whose amino-acid sequence MIQQNKRPNFKVSHVLRLILNTALILLAVTLSVLLGKEIFHFIHFSIFNRGIETHYKILESILVFFLYFEFIAMIVKYFQENYHFPLRYFLYIGITALIRLVIVEHDNPVNTLLHTCAILVLTISYAIIKFSSKQKEKL is encoded by the coding sequence ATGATACAACAAAACAAAAGACCGAACTTTAAGGTTTCACACGTTCTCCGGCTTATCTTAAATACAGCATTGATTTTACTAGCTGTTACTTTATCCGTTTTGCTTGGTAAGGAAATTTTCCATTTCATTCATTTCTCTATTTTTAATCGAGGAATTGAGACTCACTACAAAATTCTTGAAAGTATCTTAGTTTTCTTTTTGTATTTTGAATTCATTGCAATGATCGTAAAATATTTTCAGGAGAATTATCACTTTCCTTTACGCTACTTTCTTTATATTGGCATTACTGCATTGATACGTCTGGTTATTGTAGAGCACGATAACCCAGTTAATACACTTTTGCACACTTGCGCTATTCTTGTGTTAACTATCAGTTACGCCATTATAAAGTTTTCATCAAAACAAAAAGAAAAACTATAA
- a CDS encoding alpha/beta-type small acid-soluble spore protein — translation MSNNNSGSRNQLLVRGAEQAIDQLKYEIASEFGVNLGADATARANGSVGGEITKRLVATAQQQLAGGVSGQSGTSR, via the coding sequence ATGTCAAACAACAACAGTGGTAGTCGTAATCAATTATTAGTACGTGGTGCTGAGCAAGCAATCGATCAATTGAAATATGAGATCGCTAGCGAATTTGGTGTAAACCTTGGTGCTGATGCAACAGCTCGTGCGAATGGTTCAGTAGGTGGAGAAATCACAAAACGCCTTGTAGCAACTGCTCAACAACAATTAGCTGGCGGTGTCTCAGGACAATCTGGTACTTCTCGCTAA
- a CDS encoding peroxiredoxin family protein, protein MTQLKLNENIPNFILPSTTGETFSYETHQKEHQSWHLIIFFRGAWCPVCVQDLKDLEENKNYFESKNVHLITISTDELDNLKKMADEYNLSYPVLSDKNLEALKAFDVFFHGEDAPYEDHGAHGEPAYFLVDEKGRLLYQQKQTSPFGRPTSTELRKIVQYISKNLK, encoded by the coding sequence ATGACTCAATTAAAATTGAATGAAAACATCCCTAACTTTATTCTCCCTTCCACTACAGGTGAAACATTTTCATATGAGACTCATCAAAAAGAACATCAAAGCTGGCACTTAATTATTTTCTTCAGAGGGGCATGGTGTCCAGTCTGTGTCCAAGATTTAAAAGACTTAGAAGAAAATAAGAATTATTTTGAAAGTAAGAATGTGCATTTAATCACTATCTCTACGGATGAACTTGATAATTTAAAGAAAATGGCAGATGAATACAACCTTTCATATCCTGTCTTATCAGATAAAAATTTAGAGGCTTTAAAAGCTTTTGACGTATTCTTTCATGGTGAAGACGCTCCATATGAAGACCATGGAGCTCACGGGGAACCTGCCTATTTCCTTGTAGATGAGAAAGGACGTCTTCTTTATCAACAAAAACAAACAAGCCCTTTTGGTCGTCCTACAAGTACAGAGCTAAGAAAAATAGTACAATATATAAGTAAAAATCTTAAATAG
- a CDS encoding ASCH domain-containing protein → MKVLSMIQPWASLFVLREATYETRSWRTNYRGPLAIHTSKKIDKDVSNHIAIKSLLGKHGYTPENLPTGQIIAVCKLVDCLKVTENNETWAILEDGRIVSGNDYFMGNFIVGGYAWVVEDMQMLDEFIPAKGKLGLWEHVLIL, encoded by the coding sequence ATGAAGGTTTTATCAATGATCCAGCCGTGGGCAAGCCTTTTTGTCCTTAGAGAGGCAACATATGAAACAAGGTCATGGAGAACGAATTATCGGGGGCCACTTGCCATTCACACAAGTAAAAAAATAGATAAAGACGTCTCTAACCATATAGCCATAAAGTCGTTGCTTGGTAAGCACGGATACACACCAGAGAATCTTCCAACTGGCCAGATTATTGCTGTATGCAAACTTGTAGATTGTTTGAAGGTAACTGAAAACAATGAGACATGGGCCATTCTGGAGGATGGTCGAATCGTATCAGGGAATGACTATTTTATGGGTAACTTTATAGTGGGAGGTTATGCTTGGGTAGTTGAGGATATGCAGATGCTGGATGAATTTATTCCAGCAAAGGGAAAGCTAGGATTATGGGAGCATGTTTTAATTTTATAG
- a CDS encoding MFS transporter — protein MSGHERSLPKSKGNTFALFALAATFFGVGVTEFISVGVLPAVAKEFTISTSTAGLIVSMYALGVAVGGPILTSLTAKISRKKVLLSVIVLFIIGHIITAIAPTFSIVLTGRILSAFAHGVFFAIGSTVAASLVPKNRQASAIAFVFGGFTLATAIGAPIGTYISDIFGWRFPFYGIAFIGVIALILNAIAIPSQQLKTETPPSYKDQLKLVRNGRILLVLAVTVLGYGGTFVTFTYLSPILQEIMGIAAKNVSIILFIYGIAIAIGNAIGGRFGDRKPLKALLYVFIVQAIILLIFTFTAPFKVVGLITVVAMGLLAFMSVPVLQSYVLTLAQRYVPSAVDVASSLNIASFNGGIALGSYVGGLTTDIMGLNHTPWVASIMVLLGVLLTFVTIGLEKKEDE, from the coding sequence ATGAGTGGACATGAACGTTCACTACCGAAGTCAAAGGGAAACACATTTGCACTATTTGCTTTGGCCGCAACATTTTTTGGTGTAGGAGTCACAGAATTCATAAGCGTAGGTGTCCTTCCTGCTGTCGCCAAGGAATTTACTATATCAACATCGACAGCTGGATTAATTGTTTCCATGTATGCGCTAGGAGTTGCTGTAGGAGGTCCTATTTTAACTTCTCTGACGGCTAAAATTTCACGAAAAAAAGTGTTATTATCCGTTATCGTTCTGTTTATTATAGGGCATATTATAACGGCTATCGCTCCTACTTTCAGTATTGTACTAACAGGACGTATACTATCAGCATTCGCACATGGTGTGTTTTTTGCTATAGGTTCAACGGTTGCTGCAAGTCTTGTTCCTAAAAACCGTCAAGCAAGTGCCATTGCATTTGTATTTGGAGGATTCACGTTGGCTACTGCCATTGGTGCTCCTATAGGGACCTATATCAGTGATATTTTCGGTTGGAGATTTCCTTTTTACGGAATTGCATTTATTGGTGTAATTGCTCTTATTCTTAACGCTATTGCAATTCCAAGTCAACAATTAAAAACAGAAACACCTCCATCTTATAAAGATCAATTAAAGTTAGTAAGAAACGGAAGAATCTTGTTGGTTTTAGCAGTTACTGTTCTAGGATACGGTGGTACATTTGTAACCTTTACGTATCTTTCGCCAATTCTTCAGGAAATCATGGGTATTGCTGCTAAGAACGTAAGTATTATTTTATTTATATACGGTATAGCTATTGCAATTGGAAATGCTATCGGGGGACGTTTTGGAGATCGAAAACCACTTAAAGCTTTACTTTATGTGTTCATTGTACAAGCTATTATTTTATTGATTTTCACATTTACTGCGCCGTTTAAAGTAGTTGGTCTTATTACAGTTGTAGCTATGGGACTGTTAGCATTTATGAGTGTTCCTGTATTACAATCATACGTATTAACCCTAGCTCAACGTTATGTGCCAAGCGCTGTAGATGTTGCTTCATCTCTTAATATTGCTTCATTTAATGGAGGAATTGCATTAGGCTCATATGTAGGTGGACTTACTACGGATATCATGGGGTTAAATCACACACCTTGGGTTGCCTCTATTATGGTTTTATTAGGTGTTCTTCTTACTTTCGTAACGATAGGGTTGGAAAAGAAAGAAGATGAATAA
- a CDS encoding LysR family transcriptional regulator yields the protein MELRQLVTFRMVALTLNFSRAAEALNYVPSNVSMQIQSLEEELGVKLFDRLNKQIVLTDAGERFYKYVERILNDVEEAKNNVNDSENMTGTITISANEILCVYLLPAILYEFRKQYPNVRVIFRPTPSNDLKQSIYEGKTDIVFILEEPVNSNGLNIELLREESFRLLVAPNHPLASQSKVDFDDIQGEFFLLNEKGCTYHTTFDRLLVREGANDFTTLEFDSVEAIKQCAMLGMGIAFLPEISVASELEQGKLVSLSLDLTEINFVSQMIWHKGKWISPVIQVFLDIARSSYQHKN from the coding sequence ATGGAGTTACGTCAACTAGTGACTTTTCGAATGGTTGCTCTAACACTGAATTTTAGTCGAGCTGCAGAGGCTCTAAACTATGTTCCCTCAAATGTTTCCATGCAAATTCAATCCTTGGAGGAAGAGTTGGGGGTAAAACTGTTTGATCGTTTAAACAAACAAATTGTATTAACAGATGCTGGCGAACGTTTCTATAAATATGTAGAAAGGATTTTAAATGATGTTGAGGAAGCAAAAAATAATGTGAATGATAGTGAAAACATGACTGGCACCATTACCATTAGTGCAAATGAAATTTTATGTGTTTATTTGCTTCCAGCCATTTTGTATGAATTCAGGAAACAATATCCTAACGTACGTGTGATTTTCCGTCCAACACCTTCTAACGACCTAAAACAATCTATTTATGAAGGGAAAACGGACATTGTATTTATACTAGAGGAGCCTGTAAATTCAAATGGATTAAATATTGAGCTTCTTCGTGAAGAGAGCTTTCGTCTCCTAGTTGCTCCTAATCATCCCCTTGCAAGTCAGAGCAAAGTTGATTTTGATGACATTCAAGGAGAGTTTTTCTTATTAAATGAAAAAGGATGCACATATCATACAACATTTGATCGACTACTTGTTCGTGAGGGAGCTAATGACTTTACAACCCTTGAATTTGATAGTGTGGAAGCCATCAAACAGTGTGCCATGCTGGGAATGGGAATTGCTTTTCTTCCTGAAATCTCTGTTGCTTCCGAGCTTGAACAAGGTAAGTTAGTTTCTTTATCTTTAGATTTAACAGAAATTAATTTTGTTTCTCAGATGATTTGGCATAAAGGAAAGTGGATATCGCCTGTCATTCAAGTATTCCTTGATATTGCAAGAAGTTCATATCAACATAAAAATTAA
- a CDS encoding aldo/keto reductase produces the protein MDEKKRAGIKDALAKHVVTLPDGTSLPSLGQGTWYMGENPQVRDKEIKALQLGVELGMTLIDTAEMYGNGDSERLVGEAIKGLRDEVFLVSKVYPHHAGLDMISKACENSLKRLGTDHLDLYLLHWRGRVSLEETIEGMEKLREEGKVLRWGVSNFDTVDMEELWNTTNGKNCVTNQVLYHLGSRGIDFDLLPWQREHNMPIMAYSPLAQGGSLRRQLLNDPTIHDIADKYNVQPLQIALAWTIRSNNVIAIPKAVQDEHVLANAEAATIEFTEEDLIRIDQVFPKPTRKMPLDVI, from the coding sequence ATGGATGAAAAGAAAAGGGCGGGAATTAAAGATGCATTAGCTAAACACGTGGTAACCCTACCTGACGGCACTTCTTTACCTAGTTTAGGACAAGGAACATGGTACATGGGGGAAAATCCCCAAGTGAGAGACAAAGAAATAAAAGCCTTGCAGCTCGGCGTAGAATTGGGCATGACACTTATTGACACTGCTGAAATGTACGGAAATGGCGATTCTGAACGCTTAGTTGGCGAAGCCATTAAAGGACTCAGAGATGAAGTCTTTTTAGTCTCAAAAGTGTATCCCCATCATGCAGGTTTAGATATGATTTCAAAAGCATGTGAAAACAGCTTAAAACGACTCGGAACAGACCACTTGGACTTATATCTTCTTCACTGGAGAGGACGTGTTTCTTTAGAGGAAACAATTGAAGGAATGGAAAAACTACGTGAAGAAGGGAAAGTTTTAAGATGGGGCGTCTCTAATTTTGATACGGTTGATATGGAAGAGCTATGGAACACTACGAACGGGAAAAATTGTGTGACGAACCAAGTGCTATACCATTTAGGTTCAAGAGGAATCGACTTCGATCTCTTACCATGGCAGCGTGAACATAACATGCCAATCATGGCCTACAGTCCCCTTGCTCAAGGAGGCTCTTTAAGAAGACAGCTTTTAAACGATCCAACTATTCATGATATTGCCGACAAATACAATGTCCAACCATTACAAATCGCTCTTGCTTGGACCATCCGTTCGAATAACGTCATCGCTATTCCAAAAGCGGTTCAAGATGAACATGTTCTAGCAAATGCTGAAGCTGCAACAATTGAGTTTACTGAAGAAGATCTCATTAGAATTGATCAAGTATTTCCTAAACCTACTAGGAAAATGCCCTTGGATGTTATTTGA
- a CDS encoding SDR family oxidoreductase → MSSLKGKRVVVLGGTSGIGLAAAKAFLDESAQVIIASRSASKLSDAKVKIGGNAEGYEIDFRSEEKVADFFKKVGKFDHLVVTAGEGAMGHFSELPVATVREAFDSKFWGQYISVRAALPYLNNESSITLTSGVYGVRPPQGATTLASINSAIDGLVRGLSVDLAPIRVNVVSPGIVDTPLYGGMSEDQRQVMYHGIAKQLPVGRVAQPKDIAETYVYLAKNGFTTGTSVLIDGGAHLI, encoded by the coding sequence TTGTCATCATTAAAAGGAAAAAGAGTGGTTGTTTTAGGAGGTACATCTGGTATTGGTTTAGCCGCTGCTAAGGCGTTTCTCGATGAATCCGCCCAAGTCATTATTGCTAGCCGTTCTGCTTCAAAATTATCTGACGCAAAAGTGAAGATTGGTGGTAACGCAGAGGGCTATGAAATCGACTTTCGTAGCGAAGAAAAGGTTGCTGACTTTTTCAAGAAGGTTGGAAAATTTGATCACCTAGTGGTGACTGCAGGTGAAGGCGCAATGGGTCACTTTAGCGAACTGCCTGTTGCAACAGTAAGAGAGGCTTTTGATAGTAAGTTCTGGGGGCAGTATATTTCGGTTCGTGCTGCTCTTCCATACTTGAATAATGAAAGTTCTATTACATTAACTTCGGGTGTATATGGTGTGCGTCCTCCTCAAGGTGCAACGACTCTAGCTTCCATTAATTCAGCAATCGATGGATTAGTACGAGGACTTTCAGTAGACCTGGCACCTATCAGAGTAAACGTGGTATCACCTGGTATTGTTGACACTCCTCTTTATGGCGGAATGTCAGAAGATCAAAGACAAGTTATGTACCATGGGATTGCTAAGCAATTACCTGTCGGACGTGTTGCTCAACCTAAAGATATAGCTGAAACCTATGTTTATCTAGCGAAAAATGGGTTTACAACTGGCACATCCGTTCTTATCGATGGAGGAGCTCATCTGATCTAA
- a CDS encoding SDR family oxidoreductase, giving the protein MKMLVTGATGRLGTKVVDTLLKTVPANQLAVSVRNPEKAERLRVQGVDVRQGDFDRPETLDAAFKGIDRLLLISADGDNETRIRQHTNGVAAAERAGVKFIAYTSIVNAQKSKNFLAPTHQATEEAILKTGISYSFLRNNWYLENEISSIQGVLAGAPWVTSAGNGKVGWALQQDYAEAAATVLSGNGHENTIYELSGKLLSQDELASALSIVLRKEVSVQLVDDATYADIMKGAGVPDFLIPMLVDIQKGIREGTLEIESNDFEKLLGRPATPINEGLTQIFKAIS; this is encoded by the coding sequence ATGAAAATGTTAGTAACAGGTGCAACAGGGAGATTAGGAACAAAAGTGGTAGACACTTTATTGAAAACTGTACCAGCGAACCAACTAGCTGTCAGCGTCCGAAATCCTGAGAAAGCTGAAAGACTTCGAGTTCAGGGAGTAGACGTTCGTCAAGGTGATTTTGATCGTCCAGAAACATTGGATGCAGCTTTTAAAGGCATCGATCGGTTATTACTCATTTCTGCGGATGGAGATAATGAAACAAGAATTCGTCAACACACCAATGGAGTAGCTGCCGCAGAGCGTGCTGGAGTTAAATTTATTGCTTATACTAGCATAGTAAACGCACAGAAAAGTAAAAACTTCCTTGCTCCAACGCATCAGGCAACTGAAGAAGCTATCTTGAAAACAGGTATTTCCTACTCCTTCTTACGTAACAACTGGTACTTGGAGAATGAAATTTCAAGCATTCAAGGTGTACTAGCAGGAGCCCCATGGGTAACTTCTGCAGGAAATGGCAAAGTAGGTTGGGCACTTCAACAAGATTATGCAGAGGCTGCTGCTACAGTACTGTCTGGAAATGGTCATGAAAATACAATCTATGAACTTTCAGGTAAGCTATTGAGTCAAGACGAACTTGCTTCTGCTCTTAGCATTGTATTAAGGAAAGAAGTGTCTGTACAGCTGGTTGATGACGCTACTTATGCCGATATTATGAAAGGTGCCGGCGTACCTGATTTCCTTATTCCTATGCTTGTTGACATCCAGAAAGGGATTCGAGAAGGCACACTAGAAATCGAAAGCAACGATTTTGAAAAACTTCTTGGACGTCCAGCTACACCAATTAATGAGGGGTTAACTCAAATCTTTAAAGCCATCTCTTAA